Proteins encoded by one window of Maliibacterium massiliense:
- a CDS encoding helix-turn-helix transcriptional regulator: MDVAGRLKYFLTQKKMTANALAHQAGISQSGLSGILNGKKAPTVTTLEHICGALDITLAQFFAEDAGLRVIQTDAGADLPPLEIAVRQDATEARIAQLQDPAYVQMLSQIVQQAVAAALDQRHNPD; the protein is encoded by the coding sequence ATGGATGTTGCGGGCCGCTTGAAATACTTTTTAACGCAAAAAAAGATGACAGCCAATGCGCTTGCGCATCAGGCCGGCATCTCGCAATCCGGTTTAAGCGGTATTCTCAATGGTAAAAAGGCGCCCACCGTTACCACGCTGGAGCACATCTGCGGCGCGCTGGATATCACTTTGGCGCAGTTCTTTGCGGAGGACGCCGGCCTGCGCGTCATCCAAACCGACGCGGGCGCTGATTTGCCCCCCCTGGAGATCGCTGTGCGCCAGGATGCAACCGAGGCACGCATAGCGCAGCTGCAGGACCCCGCCTACGTGCAGATGCTCAGCCAGATTGTTCAGCAGGCGGTTGCTGCGGCCCTTGACCAGCGGCATAATCCAGATTGA
- a CDS encoding aspartate/glutamate racemase family protein, giving the protein MSKQKHVCVLQTGAANREDVLALFAKHAPDVRVTFVMDDALIQDVKAAGAPTPSVKRRMCQYAIAAQDQGADLILNMCSSVSEVADLYAQLLDIPVVKIDLPMAEEALRHGARIALVATVATTVGPSRRLIERTAQAQGKRADVQVCLADGALDRLLAGDVAGHNAMLRDMIVALDGKCDAIVLAQASMMAILPEVAQVRTPVLASIPLAIPYVAQLLQGM; this is encoded by the coding sequence TTGAGCAAGCAGAAACATGTGTGTGTGTTGCAGACAGGTGCAGCCAATCGTGAGGATGTTTTGGCACTCTTTGCAAAACACGCGCCCGATGTGCGCGTCACGTTCGTGATGGACGACGCGCTGATCCAGGATGTCAAGGCAGCGGGGGCGCCCACGCCGAGCGTCAAACGGCGCATGTGCCAGTACGCCATTGCCGCGCAGGATCAGGGCGCGGACCTCATCCTTAACATGTGCTCCTCGGTCAGCGAGGTGGCGGATCTCTACGCGCAGCTGCTGGATATTCCGGTAGTTAAGATCGATCTGCCCATGGCAGAGGAGGCGCTGCGCCATGGCGCACGCATCGCGCTGGTCGCCACGGTGGCCACCACGGTGGGCCCCAGCCGGCGGCTGATCGAGCGCACGGCGCAGGCGCAGGGCAAGCGCGCGGACGTGCAGGTGTGTCTGGCCGACGGCGCGCTGGACAGGCTGCTCGCGGGTGACGTGGCCGGGCACAACGCCATGCTGCGCGACATGATCGTGGCGCTGGATGGCAAGTGTGACGCCATTGTGCTGGCCCAGGCCAGCATGATGGCCATTTTACCGGAGGTGGCGCAGGTGCGCACGCCGGTGCTAGCGAGCATTCCATTGGCAATACCCTATGTGGCACAGCTGCTGCAGGGGATGTAA
- a CDS encoding substrate-binding domain-containing protein — translation MSHKKSLKLLAFVVVMTLLCAMLTACQKAGEASGSAAPSVSQTVVKGDEKVDDDVLAGLNLPEKCEFAISVKAMSNPFYVKIVDGAEAIMREGDTLTVVDAKNDSVKQVTDVEDLATRGYDAILLAPCDYQGITPALEACKSKNVPVILFDSLAFSMDLTSGSVVSDNVQAGELAAEALAKDIGEQGKVAIIESTTSPAAVDRAKGFDATIKKYPNIEIVIRENGEGQVDTAIPIMENFMQVEPELKAVFCRNDPVAQGCSSAIEAAGKTGKIKVYGVDGSDESKKLIAEGKQAGSAAQFPDRIGEQSVILAYRVVAGEELTETERNIKIPCEWIDASNVEQYI, via the coding sequence ATGTCACACAAAAAAAGCTTGAAACTGCTCGCGTTTGTGGTCGTGATGACCCTGCTGTGCGCGATGCTCACCGCCTGCCAGAAGGCGGGCGAGGCCTCCGGCTCCGCCGCGCCCTCGGTCAGCCAGACGGTGGTCAAAGGGGACGAAAAGGTCGACGATGACGTGCTTGCCGGGCTGAACCTACCGGAAAAATGCGAGTTTGCCATCTCGGTCAAGGCGATGAGCAACCCGTTCTACGTCAAGATCGTGGACGGCGCAGAGGCCATCATGCGCGAGGGCGACACCCTCACCGTGGTGGACGCCAAAAACGACAGCGTCAAGCAGGTGACGGACGTGGAGGATCTGGCCACGCGCGGCTACGACGCGATTTTGCTGGCTCCGTGCGATTACCAGGGTATCACGCCTGCGCTGGAGGCCTGCAAAAGCAAGAACGTGCCGGTCATCCTCTTTGACTCGCTTGCCTTCAGCATGGATTTGACATCGGGCAGCGTGGTCTCGGACAACGTGCAGGCGGGCGAGCTGGCCGCCGAGGCGCTGGCAAAAGACATCGGCGAGCAGGGCAAGGTCGCCATCATCGAGAGCACCACCTCTCCGGCGGCGGTGGACCGCGCTAAAGGCTTTGACGCGACCATTAAAAAATATCCCAACATTGAGATCGTCATCCGTGAAAACGGCGAGGGACAGGTGGATACCGCCATCCCCATCATGGAAAACTTCATGCAGGTCGAGCCGGAACTCAAGGCGGTGTTCTGCCGCAACGACCCCGTGGCACAGGGCTGCTCCAGCGCCATTGAGGCCGCCGGCAAGACGGGCAAAATCAAGGTGTACGGTGTGGACGGCTCGGATGAATCCAAAAAACTGATTGCCGAGGGCAAGCAGGCGGGCAGCGCCGCGCAGTTCCCCGACCGTATCGGCGAACAGTCTGTGATCCTGGCCTACCGCGTGGTGGCGGGCGAGGAGCTTACCGAGACGGAGCGCAACATCAAAATCCCCTGCGAGTGGATTGACGCCTCCAACGTGGAACAGTACATCTAA
- a CDS encoding GntR family transcriptional regulator encodes MKGKSNAEKAYAQIMEMIATQRLQAGQQIVETTIAQQLHMSRTPVREAIRRLQEDGLVETVMHRGAFIKTATTGDLVMSCELAEGLEGMVAFLLAEKCRQGQDLSKELARSRVHVDAMTAFLQDKKFKDWVLQDYAFHMGLAELTGNSFLAQAYKRMRQQLNHVLWFINPTLVDKDQSNREHCQMLDAIAAGQVEEARRSAERHHRRVRDIIKDLQ; translated from the coding sequence ATGAAGGGAAAATCCAACGCGGAAAAAGCGTATGCGCAGATTATGGAGATGATTGCCACACAGCGCCTGCAGGCAGGCCAGCAGATTGTGGAGACGACGATCGCCCAGCAGTTGCATATGTCGCGCACGCCGGTGCGCGAGGCGATCCGCCGCCTGCAGGAGGACGGCCTGGTGGAGACGGTGATGCACCGCGGCGCGTTTATTAAGACGGCTACAACCGGCGACCTTGTGATGAGCTGCGAACTGGCCGAGGGGCTGGAGGGCATGGTGGCCTTTCTGCTGGCGGAAAAGTGCCGGCAGGGGCAGGACCTTTCCAAGGAGCTAGCGCGCAGCCGCGTGCACGTCGATGCGATGACGGCGTTTCTGCAGGACAAAAAGTTCAAGGACTGGGTACTGCAGGATTACGCCTTTCACATGGGCCTGGCGGAGCTTACGGGCAACAGTTTTCTGGCCCAGGCGTACAAGCGCATGCGCCAGCAGCTCAACCACGTGCTTTGGTTTATCAACCCCACGCTGGTAGATAAGGATCAGTCCAACCGCGAACACTGCCAGATGCTCGACGCGATTGCCGCCGGCCAAGTGGAGGAGGCGCGAAGGAGCGCCGAGCGCCACCATCGTCGGGTGCGCGATATTATCAAGGATTTACAGTGA
- a CDS encoding aspartate/glutamate racemase family protein produces the protein MSKEHKHVCILQTSFAKKDDMIVYLKEHVPGVRVTFITDDTLLADVMAAGSPPPAVISRMTKYAMAAQEMGADVILNSCSSVGEVADVYMQVVDIPVVKIDQAMAEEAVRTGSNIALIATVPSTLAPSRRLIERVAAAQGKTISVREFLIENAYAQLKSGHPEVHNELVKAKIRELEGHYDCIVMAQVSMRALLPALSDVHTPILCSFYSGLQRTVDVLNSL, from the coding sequence ATGTCCAAAGAGCACAAACATGTATGCATCCTGCAGACCAGCTTTGCCAAAAAGGACGATATGATCGTCTATCTCAAGGAGCACGTGCCAGGGGTGCGCGTCACCTTTATTACAGACGATACCCTGCTGGCGGACGTGATGGCGGCGGGCAGCCCGCCCCCTGCGGTGATCAGCCGCATGACCAAGTACGCCATGGCGGCCCAGGAGATGGGCGCGGACGTCATCCTCAACTCCTGTTCCTCGGTGGGCGAGGTAGCGGACGTCTACATGCAGGTGGTGGATATCCCCGTGGTAAAGATCGACCAGGCGATGGCCGAGGAGGCGGTGCGCACGGGCAGCAACATAGCGCTGATCGCGACGGTGCCCAGCACGCTGGCGCCCAGCAGGCGGCTGATCGAGCGGGTGGCCGCCGCGCAGGGCAAGACGATAAGCGTGCGAGAGTTTCTCATTGAAAACGCCTACGCGCAGCTCAAATCGGGCCATCCCGAGGTGCACAACGAGCTGGTGAAGGCGAAAATCCGTGAACTTGAGGGCCACTATGACTGTATTGTGATGGCACAGGTGAGCATGCGCGCGCTGCTGCCCGCGCTTTCGGACGTGCACACGCCGATTTTGTGCAGCTTCTATTCCGGCCTGCAGCGCACGGTGGACGTGTTAAACAGCCTGTAA
- the rmuC gene encoding DNA recombination protein RmuC yields MDMTMIISIALLAVALAVLAAALLAARGTRRQLARMQSQLAGQLEKQANSARDDAHFARQESMEALERINKGTLHAIGQMTSLQEQKLEGMRAVLAEGMAQMRADNEKKLDQMRATVDEKLDRTLNQRLGDSFNVVSQRLEQVYKSMGEMQQLATGVGDLKRVLTNVKTRGIWGEMQLASLLEQMLAPGQYASNVAIKPGAGERVEFAVCLPGSQAGQTVYMPIDAKFPVEDYQRVLDAVEQGDPAEVERASKALETTIRQEAKRITKYIVPPYSTDFAVMFLPVEGLYAEVLRREGLMETLQRDCRVTVAGPTTLAALLNSLQVGFRTLAIQQRTSEVWQLLAAIKQEFGRFAGLLEKTQKKLNEASNGLESIGRKSRTIERKLRGVEQIAQQQETLGLPDDAPALAEEQKDDLPLL; encoded by the coding sequence ATGGACATGACGATGATCATCAGTATTGCGTTGCTGGCAGTGGCGCTGGCGGTGCTGGCGGCGGCGCTTCTGGCCGCGCGTGGCACGCGCCGGCAGCTCGCGCGCATGCAGAGCCAGCTTGCGGGGCAACTGGAAAAACAGGCGAACAGCGCGCGCGACGACGCCCACTTTGCGCGCCAGGAGAGCATGGAGGCGCTTGAGCGCATCAACAAGGGTACCCTGCACGCCATCGGGCAGATGACCAGCCTGCAGGAGCAGAAGCTGGAGGGCATGCGCGCGGTGCTGGCCGAGGGCATGGCCCAGATGCGCGCAGATAACGAAAAAAAGCTCGACCAGATGCGCGCCACGGTGGATGAAAAGCTGGACAGGACGCTTAACCAGCGCCTGGGCGATTCCTTCAACGTGGTCAGCCAGCGCCTGGAGCAGGTGTACAAGAGCATGGGGGAGATGCAGCAGCTGGCCACAGGCGTGGGCGATCTCAAGCGGGTGCTTACCAACGTCAAGACGCGGGGCATCTGGGGGGAGATGCAGCTTGCAAGCCTGCTGGAGCAGATGCTGGCGCCTGGCCAGTACGCATCCAATGTCGCCATCAAGCCCGGCGCGGGCGAGCGGGTGGAGTTTGCCGTGTGCCTGCCGGGCAGCCAGGCGGGGCAGACGGTGTACATGCCCATTGACGCCAAGTTCCCCGTGGAGGATTACCAGCGGGTGCTCGACGCGGTGGAGCAGGGTGACCCCGCCGAGGTGGAGCGGGCGAGCAAGGCGCTGGAAACCACCATCCGCCAGGAGGCTAAGCGCATCACCAAGTACATCGTGCCCCCCTACAGCACGGATTTTGCGGTGATGTTCCTGCCGGTGGAGGGGCTCTATGCCGAGGTGCTGCGCCGCGAGGGGCTTATGGAGACGTTGCAGCGCGACTGCCGCGTGACGGTGGCGGGACCCACCACGCTGGCGGCGCTGCTCAACAGCCTGCAGGTGGGCTTTCGCACATTGGCCATCCAGCAGCGTACCAGCGAGGTGTGGCAGCTGCTGGCGGCCATCAAGCAGGAGTTCGGCCGCTTTGCCGGTTTGCTGGAAAAGACGCAGAAAAAGCTTAACGAGGCGAGCAACGGCCTGGAGAGCATCGGGCGCAAGTCCCGCACCATCGAGCGCAAGCTGCGGGGGGTGGAGCAGATTGCCCAGCAGCAGGAGACGCTGGGGCTGCCGGACGACGCGCCCGCGCTGGCCGAAGAGCAAAAGGACGATCTGCCGCTGCTTTAA
- a CDS encoding sugar ABC transporter substrate-binding protein, producing the protein MKRKYIIIALCLVLALSMLAMAGCQKQDPPAASPSASTSASTSASASAGTDAKKDLTLGLVVKSLGNSFFVDIQTGAEDAAKAITDRNVKVMVMDSNNDVQKEVANCEDLATQKVDGVMLVCYDYQGSVTSVQAIQRANIPLVILDAPPANEDEVDAIVTSDNYDAGYAGAKALCEAIGGKGEVILFTNTLGYNIRLRDQGAQDAIKEFPDVKIVHVEDGQMTVDIILDKASNLLQAFPDVKGFWCASGTGGRGAVSAVTSAGKDVKVASVDGTTEECELIEKGLMLCSAAQFPKELGRIGVETIVKMIDGEKPDEKFVYVPVELVTKDNVAKFK; encoded by the coding sequence ATGAAACGCAAATACATTATTATCGCGCTCTGCCTGGTACTCGCGCTGTCCATGCTGGCCATGGCGGGTTGCCAGAAACAGGACCCCCCCGCCGCAAGCCCCAGCGCGAGCACGAGCGCCAGCACAAGCGCGAGTGCCAGCGCGGGCACGGACGCAAAGAAGGATCTCACGCTGGGCCTGGTCGTCAAATCCCTGGGCAACTCGTTCTTCGTCGACATCCAGACGGGCGCTGAGGACGCCGCCAAGGCCATCACCGACCGCAACGTCAAGGTCATGGTCATGGATTCCAACAACGACGTGCAAAAGGAGGTCGCCAACTGCGAGGACCTCGCCACCCAGAAGGTGGACGGCGTGATGCTGGTCTGCTACGATTACCAGGGCAGCGTCACAAGCGTGCAGGCCATCCAGCGCGCGAACATCCCCTTGGTCATTCTGGACGCGCCCCCCGCCAACGAGGACGAGGTGGACGCCATCGTCACCAGCGATAACTACGACGCGGGCTATGCAGGCGCCAAAGCCCTGTGCGAGGCCATTGGCGGCAAGGGCGAGGTAATTCTCTTCACCAACACCCTCGGTTACAACATCCGCCTGCGCGACCAGGGCGCGCAGGATGCCATCAAGGAGTTCCCCGACGTCAAGATCGTGCACGTTGAGGACGGCCAGATGACGGTGGACATCATTCTGGACAAGGCAAGCAACCTGCTGCAGGCCTTCCCTGATGTGAAAGGCTTCTGGTGCGCGTCAGGCACGGGCGGCCGCGGCGCGGTTTCGGCCGTGACCTCCGCGGGCAAGGACGTCAAGGTGGCGAGCGTGGATGGCACCACCGAGGAGTGCGAGCTGATCGAAAAAGGCCTGATGCTCTGCTCGGCCGCGCAGTTCCCCAAGGAGCTGGGACGCATCGGCGTGGAGACCATCGTCAAGATGATCGACGGCGAAAAGCCCGATGAAAAGTTTGTCTACGTGCCCGTCGAGCTGGTCACCAAGGACAACGTCGCCAAGTTCAAATAA
- a CDS encoding sugar ABC transporter substrate-binding protein, protein MRKRITITILCLVLALSMLVMAGCQKQEPASNSPSTSASAGTDAKKDLALGLVVKSLGNSFFVDIQTGAEDAAKAITDRNVKITVMDSNNDVQKEVANCEDLATQKVDGVMLVCYDYQGSVTSVQAIQRANIPLVILDAPPANEDEIDAIVTSDNYDAGYQGAKALCEALNGEGEVILFTNSLGYNIRLRQQGAEDAIKEFPNIKVVHVEDGQATVDIILDKTSNLLQTFPNVKGIWCCSGTGGRGAVSAVTSAGKDVLVASVDGSSEECELIEKGLMLCSAAQFPKELGRIGVETIVKMIDGEKPDEKFVYVPVELVTKDNVAKFK, encoded by the coding sequence CTCGCACTGTCCATGCTGGTCATGGCGGGCTGCCAGAAGCAGGAACCCGCCAGCAACAGCCCCAGCACAAGCGCGAGCGCGGGCACGGACGCCAAGAAGGACCTCGCCCTGGGCCTGGTCGTCAAATCCCTGGGCAACTCGTTCTTTGTCGACATCCAGACGGGCGCCGAGGATGCCGCCAAGGCCATCACCGACCGCAACGTCAAGATCACGGTCATGGACTCCAACAACGACGTGCAGAAGGAGGTCGCCAACTGCGAGGACCTCGCCACCCAGAAGGTGGACGGCGTGATGCTGGTCTGCTACGACTACCAGGGCAGCGTCACAAGCGTGCAGGCCATCCAGCGCGCGAACATCCCCTTGGTCATTCTGGACGCACCTCCGGCCAATGAGGATGAGATCGACGCCATCGTCACCAGCGACAACTACGACGCGGGTTACCAGGGCGCCAAGGCCCTGTGCGAGGCGCTCAACGGCGAGGGCGAAGTGATCCTCTTTACCAACAGCCTGGGCTACAACATCCGCCTGCGCCAGCAGGGCGCCGAGGACGCCATCAAGGAGTTCCCCAACATCAAGGTGGTGCACGTCGAGGACGGCCAGGCCACGGTGGATATCATTCTGGACAAGACAAGCAACCTGCTGCAGACCTTCCCCAACGTCAAGGGCATCTGGTGCTGCTCGGGCACGGGCGGCCGCGGCGCGGTTTCGGCCGTGACCTCCGCGGGCAAGGACGTGCTCGTGGCCAGCGTGGACGGCTCCAGCGAGGAGTGCGAGCTGATCGAAAAAGGCCTGATGCTCTGCTCGGCCGCGCAGTTCCCCAAGGAGCTGGGACGCATCGGCGTGGAGACCATCGTCAAGATGATCGACGGCGAAAAGCCCGATGAGAAGTTCGTCTACGTGCCCGTCGAGCTGGTCACCAAGGACAACGTCGCCAAGTTCAAATAA